The Kineothrix sp. MB12-C1 genome includes a window with the following:
- a CDS encoding single-stranded DNA-binding protein, with product MTDKVIENNQVVIMGEIVSDFIFSHEIFGEGFYMVDVRVERLSESMDNIPLMVSERLIDVDGDYKGMYIIVNGQFRSYNRHEERKNKLVLSVFAREIEFVDEIGESTKSNQIYLDGYICKEPIYRKTPLGREIADLLLAVNRPYGKSDYIPCICWGRNARFASGFEVGARCAVWGRIQSREYMKKLSEEQLERRVAYEVSVSKLELIED from the coding sequence ATGACAGATAAAGTAATTGAAAACAACCAGGTGGTAATCATGGGGGAAATAGTGAGTGATTTCATTTTCAGCCACGAAATATTCGGAGAGGGATTCTATATGGTAGATGTCCGTGTGGAGAGGCTGAGCGAATCGATGGATAATATTCCTCTTATGGTATCGGAACGTCTCATCGATGTGGATGGGGATTATAAAGGAATGTATATCATAGTAAATGGACAGTTCCGCTCCTATAACCGGCATGAAGAGAGAAAGAATAAGCTGGTGCTTTCCGTATTTGCAAGAGAAATAGAGTTCGTAGATGAAATTGGAGAAAGTACGAAGTCGAATCAAATTTATTTAGATGGTTATATTTGTAAGGAGCCGATTTATAGAAAGACCCCTTTGGGAAGAGAAATAGCCGACCTCCTTCTTGCGGTGAACAGGCCTTATGGAAAATCAGATTACATACCGTGCATCTGCTGGGGAAGAAATGCCAGATTTGCAAGCGGATTCGAAGTAGGTGCAAGATGTGCTGTCTGGGGCAGGATCCAGAGCAGAGAATATATGAAAAAGTTATCCGAAGAGCAGTTGGAAAGAAGGGTTGCTTATGAAGTATCAGTAAGCAAATTAGAGTTAATAGAAGATTAA